The following proteins come from a genomic window of Candidatus Cloacimonadota bacterium:
- a CDS encoding response regulator transcription factor, which yields MIRILVADDHPVVRKGIVKILKDFSKTFLIDEVDNAREALKKAKKHDYELILLDISMPFGGGFKALEQILAIKPKSKIIMLSVFDDKQYVVHSLKMGAKAYLTKSCAAEELEKAVKKVRAGEKYLSIDLAEKIALNIDNDKGAKHEALTKREFQVFCLIAKGKKTGEIAKELSISPKTVTTYRSRILEKMDMKSTYDIIKYALSNQLTEKIIF from the coding sequence ATGATCAGGATTTTAGTTGCAGACGATCATCCAGTGGTAAGAAAGGGAATCGTAAAGATTCTCAAAGATTTTTCAAAAACTTTTTTAATCGATGAAGTGGATAATGCCAGAGAGGCCCTGAAGAAAGCCAAAAAACATGATTATGAATTGATTTTGCTGGATATCTCCATGCCGTTTGGAGGAGGCTTTAAAGCTCTTGAACAGATATTAGCTATAAAACCAAAATCAAAAATTATCATGTTAAGCGTTTTTGATGATAAACAATATGTAGTCCATTCATTGAAGATGGGAGCAAAAGCCTACCTTACAAAATCTTGTGCTGCAGAAGAACTGGAAAAAGCTGTAAAAAAAGTACGAGCTGGCGAAAAATATTTGAGTATTGATCTGGCAGAAAAAATTGCTTTGAATATCGATAATGACAAGGGTGCCAAACATGAAGCATTAACCAAAAGAGAGTTTCAGGTATTCTGCCTTATTGCAAAAGGAAAGAAAACTGGTGAAATCGCCAAGGAACTTTCCATAAGCCCCAAAACCGTAACAACATACAGAAGCAGAATTTTAGAAAAAATGGATATGAAATCAACATATGATATTATTAAATATGCTCTTTCAAATCAATTAACAGAAAAAATTATTTTTTGA
- a CDS encoding metalloregulator ArsR/SmtB family transcription factor, translating to MEDLEIKKYEEMARISKALAHATRLFIIHKLDQQEYCVKDLTQMIGADISTVSKHLTVLKNAGIINSEKRGNCIFYKLQTRCVLNIFNCVMNVIQANKDKMNEI from the coding sequence ATGGAAGATTTAGAAATAAAGAAATATGAAGAAATGGCACGCATCAGCAAAGCGCTGGCTCATGCTACAAGATTGTTTATCATTCACAAACTGGATCAGCAGGAATATTGTGTGAAAGATCTTACCCAGATGATCGGGGCTGATATTTCCACTGTTTCCAAACATCTCACCGTTCTGAAAAATGCCGGAATCATCAATTCGGAAAAAAGGGGTAACTGCATTTTTTATAAACTTCAGACCAGATGCGTACTGAATATTTTTAACTGTGTGATGAACGTGATCCAAGCCAATAAAGATAAAATGAATGAAATATAA
- a CDS encoding carboxymuconolactone decarboxylase family protein: MRMLSEFFPEFSEMLDKMDDLYKEKRSIDEKTYQFICFALSIKARSKPCVLKHFKGALEAGATVKELTYILALTMREAAGADDCWTHDVIGDWKEILQGNVDCGCAK, from the coding sequence ATGAGAATGTTAAGTGAATTTTTCCCGGAATTCAGCGAGATGCTGGATAAGATGGATGATCTTTACAAAGAGAAAAGATCGATCGATGAGAAGACCTACCAGTTTATCTGTTTTGCTTTATCGATAAAAGCCCGTTCCAAACCGTGTGTATTGAAGCATTTCAAAGGCGCGTTGGAAGCAGGAGCAACAGTTAAAGAACTAACTTATATTCTGGCTCTAACAATGCGGGAAGCAGCCGGAGCAGATGACTGCTGGACACATGATGTGATCGGTGACTGGAAAGAAATTTTGCAAGGCAACGTCGATTGCGGTTGTGCTAAATAA
- a CDS encoding DUF1295 domain-containing protein has product MKKEDKIAIAAIPIVILIALGLAWAGSQQSASFAGFPLFGMAVVLAFAINWLAFIPAFIFQSEKFYDLIGSFSYISIIILLFILSPIKDVRTVIATILVLIWAGRLGTFLVRRIRKAGKDGRFDELKPHFFRYWNAWNLQGLWVSFTSAAAWIILTSQRKVGFDIFAVIGILIWLLGFIFEVTADLQKSKFKADPANKGKFINVGLWAKSRHPNYFGEITIWLGMAVLAVPVFQSWQWIGLISPIFVAILLTRISGVPILEKRADEKWGGQTDYEEYKKNTPVLIPKL; this is encoded by the coding sequence ATGAAAAAAGAAGACAAAATTGCCATTGCTGCCATCCCGATAGTTATTTTGATCGCACTCGGACTGGCCTGGGCTGGCAGTCAGCAGAGCGCAAGTTTTGCCGGTTTTCCCCTGTTTGGAATGGCGGTGGTATTGGCCTTTGCCATCAACTGGCTGGCTTTTATACCAGCTTTCATTTTTCAATCCGAAAAATTCTATGACCTGATCGGCAGTTTCAGCTATATCTCGATCATCATTCTGCTGTTTATCTTAAGTCCCATCAAAGATGTTCGAACAGTTATTGCAACAATTCTGGTGCTGATCTGGGCCGGCAGGCTGGGAACATTTCTGGTGCGGCGCATTCGTAAAGCCGGCAAAGATGGCAGGTTCGACGAGTTGAAACCGCATTTTTTCCGCTATTGGAATGCTTGGAATCTGCAGGGTTTGTGGGTTTCATTTACCTCGGCAGCTGCCTGGATTATATTAACCTCGCAAAGAAAAGTTGGATTTGATATTTTTGCTGTCATCGGAATTTTGATCTGGCTGCTTGGCTTTATCTTTGAAGTGACTGCCGATCTGCAGAAAAGCAAATTCAAAGCTGATCCTGCCAATAAAGGGAAATTCATCAATGTTGGTTTGTGGGCAAAATCCCGCCATCCTAACTATTTTGGCGAGATCACCATCTGGCTTGGCATGGCAGTGCTTGCTGTTCCGGTATTTCAAAGCTGGCAGTGGATCGGCTTGATCTCTCCGATTTTTGTAGCAATTCTACTTACCAGGATCAGCGGAGTTCCCATTCTGGAAAAACGCGCCGATGAGAAATGGGGCGGACAGACAGATTACGAAGAGTATAAGAAAAATACTCCGGTTTTGATCCCGAAACTATAA
- a CDS encoding PAS domain-containing sensor histidine kinase yields MNTLLFVIILQLIFTFLLIRYFIKNKNTELKNKTLRFQRILDNSPIGYFFVAIDRKIQYVNPAWEKMHGYKLSEIKGKRYDFLVTDESSAEVEKLLKRILLGETLTGEFDRLLKNGTVGYHNYYVQPVYSKSEIIGFEGFMVDIIELKNKEQQLIKAHEQLLSIFDSIDEPIYISDPIDYKIKYHNSATKEVIGNCVNQKCYEAFHNRNSPCDFCTNDKIFGKNIGKTYIWDFYHKKNERYYKCIDRAIKWSDGKYVRCEIAIDKTSFKNTFSKLAKANQELHLLAEKTNIRIEEEKKKLSRYIHDRLGQLFTLMKLKLTSLSKHDDIDEICIEEIDNLISMTDKGIEIARNISRKLRPSILDNLGLKEAIIDYLTNFSELSDIVCHYTFQPEDFSVDKELSINIYRIINELFTNIIRHSQADHVSFDFNCSKNDLLLIVEDNGVGIPTEKIISSKSLGLIGIRERLRPWNGNMVIGNKSSKGTRIEIRLPNYNSNNYKDLL; encoded by the coding sequence TTGAATACATTATTATTTGTAATTATTTTGCAATTAATATTTACTTTCTTACTGATCCGGTATTTTATAAAAAATAAGAACACAGAATTAAAAAACAAAACCCTGAGATTTCAGCGCATTCTCGATAATTCTCCTATCGGATATTTTTTTGTAGCAATCGACAGAAAAATACAATATGTCAATCCAGCCTGGGAAAAAATGCATGGATATAAACTAAGTGAAATCAAAGGAAAAAGGTATGATTTCCTGGTAACTGATGAAAGCTCAGCAGAAGTTGAAAAACTGTTAAAGAGAATACTATTGGGTGAAACATTAACTGGCGAATTTGACAGACTATTGAAAAATGGTACTGTTGGCTATCATAATTACTATGTGCAACCAGTTTATTCAAAATCAGAAATCATAGGATTCGAGGGTTTCATGGTTGATATTATAGAGCTCAAAAACAAAGAACAACAGCTGATCAAAGCACACGAGCAGTTATTGTCGATCTTTGACAGCATCGATGAGCCTATATATATTTCTGATCCCATAGACTACAAAATAAAGTATCATAATAGTGCCACAAAAGAAGTCATCGGAAATTGTGTTAATCAGAAATGTTATGAAGCTTTTCATAATAGAAACTCACCCTGTGATTTTTGCACAAATGACAAAATCTTTGGCAAGAACATCGGCAAAACATATATTTGGGATTTTTATCATAAAAAAAATGAACGCTATTATAAATGCATTGACAGGGCGATCAAGTGGTCTGATGGAAAATATGTGAGATGTGAAATTGCCATTGATAAAACATCGTTCAAAAATACATTTTCTAAACTGGCAAAAGCCAATCAAGAACTTCATCTATTAGCAGAAAAAACAAATATCCGTATTGAAGAAGAAAAGAAAAAATTATCCAGGTATATCCATGATAGATTGGGACAATTATTTACTCTGATGAAATTAAAGCTGACTTCATTATCAAAACATGACGATATTGATGAAATCTGTATTGAGGAAATTGATAATTTGATCTCCATGACAGATAAAGGAATTGAAATTGCACGAAATATTTCCCGCAAATTGAGACCTTCGATACTTGATAATCTGGGTTTAAAGGAAGCAATTATCGATTATTTAACAAATTTCTCAGAGCTTTCCGATATTGTTTGTCATTATACATTCCAACCGGAAGATTTCTCTGTGGATAAAGAACTTTCCATAAACATTTACAGAATAATAAACGAACTTTTTACAAATATAATAAGACATTCTCAAGCTGATCATGTCTCTTTCGATTTCAATTGCAGCAAAAATGATCTATTGCTGATTGTTGAGGATAACGGGGTCGGCATTCCCACTGAAAAAATCATCAGCTCAAAATCTCTTGGTTTGATCGGTATCAGAGAAAGACTGCGACCCTGGAATGGGAATATGGTAATTGGAAACAAAAGTTCAAAAGGTACTCGTATTGAGATCAGATTACCGAATTATAACTCTAATAACTATAAGGATTTATTATGA